A part of Rhinoderma darwinii isolate aRhiDar2 chromosome 1, aRhiDar2.hap1, whole genome shotgun sequence genomic DNA contains:
- the LOC142694540 gene encoding uncharacterized protein LOC142694540: MDEDRNEMSRRILDFTLEIIYLLSGEEYTIVKKTSGDCTTPIIHESGGWSSSQSPITEPAPHSRIHEKKILDLIYKMTELLTGEVPIRCQDVTVYLSMEEWEYLEGHKDLYEEVMMENYRPRTSQDGSSRRNPPERCPSPLYSQDCPEENHNVPENHQVDGAKVSSKYDHKAENMIDIKVEVKDEAEEKTDVMADQQYGSSRRNPPERCPSPLYSQDCPEENHNVPEDHQGEDLTNIKEEDEAEEERVRGDQPCKSEVEEEIPGGVTTEDASKNSEGSFMLSINYEVEDEDIMQQSSGENLLILNIHPGLHTTDLSYNFPNHKEHSPDQSHIVTTSTTEKRGKRFQCGKPFTKISGLKHRRIQTGEKPYSCSECGKCFTDKSHVVRHERSHTGEKPYSCSECGKCFTQKSYLNIHERSHAGEKPYSCSECGKCFSQKSSLVTHERIHTGEKPYSCSECGKCFTAKSHLVSHERSKKGEKPFSCSECGKCFIHKSHLVVHERIHTGEKPYSCPECGKCFRDKSHLVRHERSHTGEKPFSCLECGKCFSQKSNLVKHEKTHRGEKYF; this comes from the exons atggacgaggacaggaatgagatgagcagaagaatattagacttcaccttggagatcatctacctgttgagcggagag gagtacacaatagtgaagaagacatcgggtgactgtacgactcccatcatccatgagtcaggaggatggagcagtagtcagagccccatcacagagcctgcccctcactcccggatacatgagaagaagatcttagacctgatctacaagatgactgagctgctgactggagag gttcctataaggtgtcaggatgtcactgtctatctctccatggaggagtgggagtatctagaaggacacaaggatctgtacgaggaggtcatgatggagaactaccggccgcgcacatcacaag atggatccagtaggagaaatccaccagagagatgtcccagtcctctgtattcccaggactgtccagaggaaaatcacaatgtcccagagaatcatcaggtagatggtgCCAAAGTCTCATCAAAATATGACCATAAA GCCGAAAACATGATCGATATTAAGGTTGAGGTTAAagatgaagcagaagagaagacgGATGTAATGGCTGATCAGCAGT acggatccagtaggagaaatccaccagagagatgtcccagtcctctgtattcccaggactgtccagaggaaaatcacaatgtcccagaggatcatcag ggggaagatctgacgaaTATTAAAGAGGaggatgaagcagaagaagagcgggtgaggggcgatcaaccatgtaagagtgaagtggaggaggaaattccaggaggtgttaccacag AAGATGCCagtaagaactctgagggaaGCTTCATGTTATCGATAAATTAcgaagtagaagatgaagatatcatgcagcagtcttcaggagaaaacctcctTATCCTTAATatacatccaggacttcacacTACAGATCTTTCATATAATTTCCCTAATCATAAGGAACATTCTCCTGACCAATCCCATATTGTTACTACAAGTACAACTGAGAAAaggggtaaaaggtttcaatgtggtaaacCGTTCACAAAAATCTCAGGTCTTAAGCACAGAAGAATTcagacaggggagaagccatattcatgttcagaatgtgggaaatgttttacagataaatcacatgttgttagacatgagagaagtcacacaggagagaagccgtattcatgttcagaatgtgggaaatgctttacaCAAAAATCATATCTTaatatacatgagagaagtcacgcaggagagaaaccatattcatgttcagaatgtgggaaatgtttttcacaaaaatcaagtcttgttacacatgagagaattcacacaggagagaagccgtattcatgttcagaatgtgggaaatgttttacagctaaatcacatcttgtttcaCATGAGAGAAGTAAAAAaggagagaagccattttcatgttcagaatgtgggaaatgttttatacataaatcacatcttgttgtacatgagagaattcacacaggagagaagccatattcatgtccagaatgtgggaaatgttttagagataaatcacatcttgttagacatgagagaagtcacacaggagagaagccattttcatgtttagaatgtgggaaatgcttttcacaaaaatcaaatcttgttaaacatgagaaaaCTCACAGAGGAGAGAAGTATTTTTGA